The following proteins come from a genomic window of Leptospira dzoumogneensis:
- a CDS encoding TRL-like family protein, which translates to MFLTNCLYTNIKSPGWYYSQSYSDVRGMEPVGKLEGTSCGTSWLWMVYTGDESYEAAVQNAIKDKADLLFDVQTDYSYKSFIFALYFEKCTRVTGIGVKLPQRLLKKE; encoded by the coding sequence ATGTTCCTTACGAACTGTCTTTATACGAATATCAAATCTCCAGGTTGGTATTATTCTCAAAGTTATTCGGACGTAAGAGGAATGGAGCCGGTAGGAAAATTAGAAGGTACTTCCTGCGGAACTAGCTGGCTTTGGATGGTTTACACCGGAGACGAGAGTTACGAGGCTGCAGTCCAAAATGCGATCAAGGACAAAGCGGATCTTCTATTCGACGTTCAGACGGATTATAGTTACAAATCCTTTATATTCGCTCTTTATTTTGAAAAATGCACCCGAGTTACCGGGATCGGAGTGAAACTTCCTCAAAGACTTCTGAAAAAAGAATGA
- a CDS encoding ABA4-like family protein, which yields MTPELTFKLASNFAIVGWLLLAGLPNARVTKLLVRNGVWPLILSGLYLLILVLHARGGFDFGSLEGVTKLFSNPWVLLAGWVHYLAFDLFVGIWETKEAEVLGISRWILIPCLFFTLMFGPIGYLLFQIVRWRKGGSHASI from the coding sequence ATGACTCCAGAACTGACATTCAAACTGGCCAGCAATTTTGCCATTGTAGGCTGGTTATTACTCGCGGGCCTGCCAAATGCAAGAGTGACCAAGTTATTGGTAAGGAACGGGGTTTGGCCATTGATCCTTTCCGGATTGTATTTGCTGATACTTGTTTTGCATGCAAGAGGAGGATTCGATTTCGGGTCCTTAGAAGGTGTGACCAAACTTTTCTCAAATCCTTGGGTATTACTCGCTGGTTGGGTTCATTATCTTGCATTCGACTTATTTGTTGGTATTTGGGAAACTAAGGAAGCAGAGGTATTGGGAATTTCCAGATGGATACTGATCCCTTGTTTGTTTTTCACACTGATGTTCGGGCCGATCGGTTATTTATTATTTCAAATCGTTCGTTGGAGAAAAGGAGGAAGCCATGCAAGCATCTAA
- a CDS encoding PhzF family phenazine biosynthesis protein produces the protein MKTEYTIFQIDAFTDSLFKGNPAAVVPWEGEWLPDSKLIDLAAENNLSETAFFRPRKEKGEYDLRWFTPGVEVDLCGHATLATAFAVYEILEDKPGPSSLKFHTKSGILEVFRENGKYYLDFPARPPVKTEYSPDDVASCFNIKAKEIWKARDILFVFEKESDIRDLVPNHEALKNLPFFAAIVTAPADNGKSYDFVSRFFAPAKGVPEDPVTGSSHCTLIPFWSDRFGKKELNAYQASVRGGHLVCENRGERVRIGGTCKLYLQGSFYLE, from the coding sequence ATGAAAACCGAATATACGATTTTCCAAATAGATGCATTTACAGATTCCTTATTCAAAGGTAATCCGGCAGCAGTTGTTCCCTGGGAGGGAGAATGGTTGCCAGACTCCAAACTTATCGATTTAGCGGCGGAAAATAATCTATCAGAGACCGCATTCTTTCGTCCCAGAAAAGAAAAAGGAGAATATGATCTAAGATGGTTCACTCCAGGTGTAGAAGTGGATCTTTGCGGTCATGCAACTCTGGCAACTGCATTTGCCGTTTACGAAATATTAGAAGATAAGCCGGGACCTTCTTCTTTAAAATTCCATACTAAGAGCGGGATCTTGGAAGTGTTTCGAGAGAATGGAAAATACTATTTGGATTTTCCTGCGAGACCTCCTGTAAAGACTGAATATTCTCCGGATGATGTTGCTTCTTGTTTTAATATAAAAGCAAAAGAGATTTGGAAGGCTAGGGACATCTTATTCGTTTTTGAAAAAGAGTCGGATATAAGAGATTTAGTTCCAAATCATGAAGCATTGAAAAATCTTCCGTTCTTTGCTGCGATTGTGACTGCTCCCGCAGACAATGGGAAATCATACGATTTTGTTTCCAGATTTTTTGCTCCTGCTAAAGGAGTTCCGGAAGACCCGGTGACCGGTTCTTCTCATTGTACATTGATCCCTTTTTGGTCGGATAGATTTGGGAAGAAGGAACTGAATGCATACCAAGCTTCCGTGAGAGGCGGACATTTGGTTTGCGAGAATAGAGGGGAAAGAGTCCGTATCGGAGGAACCTGCAAATTATATCTGCAAGGCTCCTTTTACTTAGAGTAG
- a CDS encoding TetR/AcrR family transcriptional regulator, giving the protein MPAKKKMKKPEGSYHHGNLAETLKTLALKRLEISKDSAFTIREIAREAGVSHAAAYRHFPSHRDLLAQISKDGFIKITEEFTKAENASSPSDPFDRLQKLGLAYISFCLENVGYYRAMWHIDLGPVNDLEDLMEAGKNSFLKLWETILLCESQKINKFQAREMATAAWSLVHGYSVLLNECQLNNPLLQIDKSNALREAEKILQILDSGLRNKSYK; this is encoded by the coding sequence ATGCCCGCAAAGAAAAAAATGAAAAAGCCGGAAGGTTCCTACCACCACGGAAATCTAGCGGAAACCCTAAAAACACTGGCTTTAAAACGTTTAGAGATCAGCAAAGATTCCGCATTTACCATCAGAGAGATCGCAAGAGAAGCGGGAGTGAGCCATGCAGCAGCTTATAGACATTTCCCTTCTCATAGGGACCTTCTCGCCCAAATCTCAAAAGATGGATTCATAAAGATCACTGAAGAATTTACAAAAGCGGAGAATGCTTCTTCTCCTTCCGATCCGTTCGATCGATTGCAGAAGTTAGGCCTTGCTTATATTTCTTTTTGTTTGGAGAATGTAGGTTACTACAGAGCGATGTGGCATATTGATCTTGGACCTGTAAATGATCTGGAAGATCTGATGGAAGCAGGTAAAAATTCCTTTTTAAAACTTTGGGAAACGATCCTTCTCTGCGAATCTCAAAAGATCAATAAATTCCAAGCAAGAGAAATGGCAACTGCGGCCTGGTCCTTGGTTCACGGATATTCGGTTCTTCTAAACGAATGCCAACTGAATAATCCGCTATTACAAATCGATAAGAGTAATGCTTTGCGGGAAGCGGAGAAGATCTTACAAATTCTGGATTCAGGTTTGAGGAATAAATCTTACAAGTAG
- a CDS encoding DUF423 domain-containing protein, whose protein sequence is MASKNSNSIPLFLSAILGFLAVALGAFGAHGLKSVLTSDLLAIYETGARYHLIHAVVLLVLALSGKLSESKFRRIGFWLIFSGILIFSGSLYALSLTGIRVLGAITPLGGLAFLTGWASIAYSAFSNKE, encoded by the coding sequence ATGGCATCCAAAAATTCTAACTCTATTCCATTATTCTTATCGGCTATTTTAGGTTTTTTAGCAGTGGCTCTAGGCGCGTTCGGAGCACACGGATTAAAATCAGTATTAACTTCCGACCTGCTCGCGATCTACGAAACCGGAGCAAGATATCATCTCATCCACGCAGTAGTCTTGCTAGTATTAGCATTGAGCGGAAAACTTTCAGAGTCCAAGTTTAGAAGGATCGGTTTTTGGCTGATCTTTAGCGGGATCTTGATCTTCTCCGGTTCATTATACGCACTTTCTTTAACCGGGATCAGGGTTTTAGGTGCGATCACTCCTTTGGGAGGATTGGCATTTTTAACCGGCTGGGCTTCTATCGCGTATTCAGCTTTTTCTAATAAAGAATAA